In Papaver somniferum cultivar HN1 chromosome 9, ASM357369v1, whole genome shotgun sequence, the genomic stretch GCCATTCATTTTTGTAGACATTTCACAAACAACTCGTGGTTTTACTAAGAGCATGGCGCATTCTTTTCTAACTTAGTTGGCTCATCTTCTGGAAGATATGTACTCTTCCGATAAATATAAGAGAGAGCAATAATTCTTTCCAAACATCATAGAaaacttcaacaattcaaattttgaCCCCATTGGCAGAAAATCTTGCCTCTATAACAAGTCAACTAATTTCCGGTATCAACAGTTTATAAACGGTCCATGATCAACCATGTGTTCCATGGTACCTTATAAAAAGAAATGTGGATGGAACTGCAGGCATTTTCAGTAATGTGCTGTTGGTATCTACTGCAGTTCTTGCTGCTGACTTGCATCCCAGCGCCATATCGTCCCATCCTCACAGCAGCCAAGGATGATGCTGTCCAATTATTCATTTTCATTGAGGTCATCCGAAGAAAGAACTACTATTTACAACCGAATTTACTATTTGGAATTACCTTCCATTGAACGATGTAGCAGTTTGCCTAATTTCAACCTTGCTTTGAGGATGAGATAACCTGAAACAGCAAAAAGAGTTCCGTAGCAgagatgaaatgaaatgaaaacatTGTGCTTGGAAGTACATCCAAGTTCATTATTCAGTTGTCATGAGTCATGACCCACTTTACTTCCCACGCAGGGTGAGCGAGCATTGAAGGGGAAAAAAAGTAGAACCTGGCTATGAGAACAGGTGGGCTAGATTGGAGCTCCCACACGAAGATTTCCCCTTCCCTATTACCTGTTAAACCAGAATATGAGATTTCTAGAAGATTGGCCAATGAAGCTTTGACCAGCCTGGATTAGCAGTTTCCCTTACCTATTGCAATTATATTGTAATGAAAGTCGCAAGAAAACTTGATAAACCATCTATCACACTCCGGAACAGGATACTTTTGAAGAATGTCAACTGTACTCTGGAAATTGAAACAAATATTCACAAATTATAAGGGCTGAAAATATGCATTTTGGCTCGCATGTTACATCCGTAATGTATCTTTCGGAATGACACAGTTTCTTATATGCATGAATAAGCTAAAGTAACAAAAGGAAATATTGCGAGTTCATGTACCAACCTCTCCAGGGCCTTGCTCCCACAAGACAATTACGTTGTCAACACTCTGTGTTGTGACACAAAATTCAGTGACAATAAATCATGGTGCTAAAGTTAATTTATCAAATCCCAGTTACACCACTCGAATAATGCTACAAGTTGAGGTCAGATGACTGATATAGTTGATGCAAAGCATGCAAAAGACATTTAGATATAACCGAATGGAGAACGCCACTGAAAGTAGATCACGGGCATCGACCAAGTAACATTACCTTTGATAAGACAAAATCACCAAGCCACCTAGTGCAGTCAACATAATTGGTATGCATGGTAAATACCTGGAAAATAAAAAGTCATCATACTGGAAACAAGAGTAAAACATAACTCAAAGATGAACGAAATTATGGCTTCTACTTACTGGGAATTGCAAATACTTTGTGGTAAACTTTGACGGAAGGTCTGTCCATGTAAATGACGGAAGGTCTGTCCATGCTAACAACAGTTACAGTTCAGTATGTCATTTAGTAGCCATAACACATATCTTCAACTTCACGATATGTCAAGAGCACAACTTGGACGGCTTACATAGTTGTTCAACAAGAAAGATTAAGAAAGATTAGACTAATACCTTTGATGGACCATATCTTAACGGTGTTATCCATGCCACTACTTACAATACGGTATATGTCCGAAGGATGGAAATCCTACAGCACACGAGTtccagttatatatatatatgcaatatGCACCTAACTATGTCCACCCCACTACATATTATTAAACAAACATAAacgaaaggaaaagaaaaggtcgCACCACACTCAAAACTTCGTCGCGATGACCGCCAGCTCCAGCCAAAATCAAAATGCAAACCCCAGTATGTATATTCCAAATACGTACAGAGTGATCCTGTTTAATTGACCAATTAAGTAACCATATATGCTAACCAAATAACAGAACGACCATATTTCTCATAGTTGGAAAATCTGAGCATTTTTTACTTTACTAGCAGATACCACAAGTGAAGGTTTCAATGCTTGCGTCCTGATCTC encodes the following:
- the LOC113311451 gene encoding polycomb group protein FIE1-like, with the protein product MAKIPTPPPTKLGCEGAVGSLTLISTKKRDYRVTSRIQEGESPIYSIVFNFMDSRYFNVFGTVGQNRVNVYQCLEGGVITVLQSYVDEDEEESFYTLSWACNIDGNPLLVAGGLKGIIRVIDAGSEKIHKSLVGHGDSINEIRTQALKPSLVVSASKDHSVRIWNIHTGVCILILAGAGGHRDEVLSVDFHPSDIYRIVSSGMDNTVKIWSIKAWTDLPSFTWTDLPSKFTTKYLQFPVFTMHTNYVDCTRWLGDFVLSKSVDNVIVLWEQGPGESTVDILQKYPVPECDRWFIKFSCDFHYNIIAIGNREGEIFVWELQSSPPVLIARLSHPQSKVEIRQTATSFNGSIILGCCEDGTIWRWDASQQQELQ